A window of Clupea harengus chromosome 24, Ch_v2.0.2, whole genome shotgun sequence genomic DNA:
GCACTCTTCTACTGTATGATAAATGTCTGCGTAATAGTGTGTGACGGGATTCATCCCCAAAAATACCTTTATCTAAGAAGAAGTTTATCTTAACAACTTCACAACTGTTTATGCACCCATGCACATGCCTGCTTGGACCGGAccaagtgtgtctgtctctgtgtcacgtgtgtgtgtgtgtgtgtgtgtgtgtgtgtgtgtgtgtgtgtgtgtgtgtgtgtgtgtgtgtctgtgtgtatctgtgtgtgtgtgtgtgtgtgtgtgtgtgtctgtgtgtatttgtgtgtgtgtttgtgtgtgtatctgtgtgtgtgtgtgtgtgtgtgtgtgtgtgtgtgtatctgtttgtgtgtgtgtgtgtgtctgttacatgtgtgtgtgtgtgtgtgtgtgtgtgtgtgtgtgtgtgtctgttacatgtgtgtgtgtgtgtgtgtgtgtgtgtgtgtgtgtgtgtgtgtgcgtgtgtgtgcgaatgtgtgtgtgtgtgtgtgtgtgtgtgtgtgtgtgtgtacgtgtgtgtgtctgttacatgtgtgtgtgtgtgtgtgtgtgtgtgtgtgtgtgtgtgtctgcgatcAGGATGGCCTTCTCAGACTTCCTGCAGCATTTCTCCGTGGTGGAGGTCTGCAGCCTCACCCCCGACGCCCTGACGGGGGGCCGCTACAGGAAGTGGGTCCTCAGCACGTTCGACGGCAACTGGAGGAGGGGCTCCACTGCTGGAGGGTGCAGGAACTTCCCCAGTGaggatgacctttgacctatttGACCTATTTGACTCTCTAAACAACAGCCAGAGAGCTTAGACTTGACCATTGACGGTAATTATGtagcacagaaacagagaccTCAGTCAGGAACATGGCGCCCGATTAGGAAAACAGGGTTTTACGCAGGCGTGAACAGCAGGAGACAGGACAAGAttgacaaggagagagagggggtgttaatcacagagcCTGGCTTACTTCCACCCTCACAGTCCAGCTCTAACCAGCGGCAGTCGTGTGATATACAGTACAACACATTCCAACTGACACAGGATGTGCATTCAAGCATACGAACGCGAAACACGAACACTCTGACCTTAGAGACATAAAGTCTCCTAAACATGCCGTCCTCATTGTACATGTATGGTATCACACGCAGAAGTCTGCTTAACCCTGATTATAAAAAAAACCATCAAGAATGATGCCTAAAATCACACAATAATGTGCAGGAATCTTAAGCCATTGATGTGCAGGAATCATTCGACATTAGTTCTGAtcggaatctctctctctcaccatctgaCCCTGATTTGACCCTAAtctgatgtgtgtttggatcCCCTCCACGGAATGTTATGTGTTCACAATCAGTGGAATGGTGTCTGTTCAGTGAGACAAGCTGATGGGTGTTCTCACACCCTCAGGGTAGTTCCTGTgtgaatctgtttttttttacacgcCCACATGAACATCTGTTGATTATATTTAACTCTGTGTTCCTGTGCGAATGAGTTTTATTAAACGCCCACATGAACATCTGTTATATCTAACTCTTTTCAGTGTCACAAACAAAGccttaattttatttatttatttatttatttatttatttatttatttatttatttatttgtttgtttatttgtttatttatttatttatttatttaagacaCATTCTGGATGAACCCTCAGTTTGTGCTCCATCTGGAGGATGACGGAGAGGAAGGCTGCTGCTTCCTGGTGGGAGTGCTTCAGAAGAACCGCCGGACACAGAGGAAGATGGGAGAAGGCATGCACACCGTAGGGTTCGCCATCTATGAGGTATCTAGGCAACACGCTGTAaacaacacatgtacacagagacatacacaaatatgcacacacacacactaataagtGGTagaggacatgcacacacacacacacacacacacacactaataagtGGTagaggacatgcacacacacacacacacacacacacacacacacacacacacacacacacacacacacacacacacacacacacacacacacacacacacacacttataagtGGTAGAggacatgcactcactcacacacacacacactaagaagtGGTACATTACACAGACACGTACATTACATGCACACCATCaggtttaccacacacacacacacacacacacacatacacacatgcatctgtggcagataacacacacttacacaaacacatactcattcattttctcttactgtaatgtaatgtcCTCCCATTCTTGGCTTAATGTGttatcaatctattgacctcgaCTGAAACGCACTTTGGTCCAACTGCTGTGGTTCTTCGCCCGGTGCCTGGTGCCAAGTGAAAGGAGTTCTGAATTCCCCAACTCGGGATATCAAAAAGTGATAACACTCCTTATCTGGCACCCGGGACAAtctcaaacaaacattttcaaatttcAACACATAGTTCCCATTAGGGTCCTGTTTAgcccatgcgcacacacagacacacagacagatacacagacacacacatatatacacacacacacagacacagacacacagacacacacacacacacacatatacacacacacacagacacagacacacagacacacagacacacacacacacacacacacacaccgaaacacacacacacagacagatacacagacacacacacacacacacacacacacacaacgaaacacacacacacagacagatacacagacacacacacacacacacaccgaaacacacacacacacagacagagacacacacacacacacacacacacacacacacacataaaaacacacacacacacacacagacagacagacgcacagacatacacaaacacacagacacacatacacacacacacgcacacacaaatacaaatatggtGGTAGATGTAGGCGACTGAATTCTTCTTGTGTGCTCACATGCTTCTTCATCCTTTCTTAATTGTTCTGGTGTTTTCTCTGCCCTTCCAGGTCCCCAAAGAGGTATgtgattacattacattacatgatattacattacattacattatacgATATTACatgatattattttatatattatattatttgatATTATattgtgttatgttatgttacgtGACATTATATTATCAGTGTCACTTCATATTATAAACGAAATCTAAAGATGAATAGCCGACACCTGCCTgaatttatattatatttacatttacatttagtcatttagcagacgcttttgtccaaagcgacgtacaagggagagaacagtcaagctaagagcaataaaaagcatggtgtaacaataaataaacactactttacataagaaatataacaaaatgaaataaaaaagaaagaaagtgcagaaatgtaattgTAACACCTGCCTGAATTTATATTATTACAACTTTTTATAAACCTATCGAGCCCTTTTCACCCTGGTGTCTGCCCTTAGTTTGTAGGCCAGAGAAACGTCCACCTGGACCGGAGGTTCTTCCTCCGTAACGCCCAGAAGGCGCGGTCCGAGACCTTCATCGACCTGCGGGAGGTGGTCACCCGCTTCTCCCTGCCGCCCGGCGAGTACCTGCTGGTGCCCTCCACCTACCAGCCCGACAAACACGGAGACTTCTTCGTCCGCGTCTTCTCCGAGAAGCAGACCGACTTCCAGTGAGCGCACAGAGATTCCGAGCAGACATTCTCTTTTGGATTTATGTCAGAGTTGGTGTTCTCATTCATTGCAGTGAACCCCATTTTAAGTCATCAATATACAATATGTGTTCACGAGAAGTATTCTGAGGGAAGTATATTTCTCGCCTGGACTGGACTTCGCCAAATACACAACATTAGATACAAGTGCAACTGAAACGACTAAACTGATCATGTATATATAATTAATTACAGGATATGGATGTGTTTCCAACTCTTAACACACAATGATATATGATGCATGAGGCCTAATTACaggatatgggtgtgtgtgtgtttgtgtgtgtgtttgtgtgtgtgtgtgtgtctgtgtgtgtgtgtgtgtgtctgtgtgtctgtgtgtgtgtgtgtgtgtgtgtgtgtgtgtgtgtgtgtgtgtgtgtgtgtgtgtgtgtctgtgtgtgtgtgtctgtgtgtgtgtgtgtgtctgtgtgtgtgtgtgtgtgtgtgtgtgtgtctgtgtgtgtgtgtctgtgtgtgtgtgtgtgtgtgtgtctgtgtgtgtgtatgtgtctgtgtgtgtgtctgtgtgtgtctgtgtgtgtgtgtgtgtgtgtgtgtgtgtttgtgtgtgtgtgtctgtgtgtgtgtgtgtgtgtctgtgtgtctgtgtgtgtgtgtgtgtgtgtgtgtgtgtgtgtctgttcctgtcTCTTCAGGGAGCTGGATGACCCTATAGAGTTCAGAGTGGAGGAGGTAAACAGACTCTTTATCTTTGTACTACTGTAATGCGTTCATCATCGGCGTCCTCTGCTTCTTTATATTTGGTTTATATTATTGATCTTTTCCCCCTCGTTTTTCTCTCAGGAGGAGATCTCGGAGGACGAGGTTGACGGCAAGTTCAAACAGCACTTCAGGCAGCTAGCgggagaggtgagtgtgtgtgtgtgtgggggggggtatgcgGACGGACATCAGCATGACCTTTCCTGACCCCAGTCCACCCTTTTAACAGCGGACTGTAGAGTGAGTCAGGccctttcatgcacacacacacttccacacaaacaggcacacttccacacacacacacacacacacacttccacacacacacacacacacacacaaacttccacacacacacacacacacacacacacacacacacttccacacacacacacttccatacatacgtacacacacacacacacacacacacacacacacacacttcgacacaaacacacacacacacacaaacacacacacacacacacacttccacacacacacacacacacacacacacacacacacacttccacacacacacacttccacacacacatacttccacacaaacacacacaggcacacttccacacatatacacacacatatacacacttccacacacacactacccttataaCATCAAACTCTAGTGTGGTCAGGCCCTTGTCTGGCTCCTGTGAGTGGTCTTTTGTCCACAGACGTTCAACTTCCTGTGTTTACACAACAGCTAATCGCCAACGTCCTGTTGTCCCGCTGTGGAGATTCTTGGACTGCTGTGGGGTGTTTGGGGAAGAGGGCTGTAGCTCCAGGAAACCACTAAATGTAATACGAGAATGCCGTATGGGAACATGTTCTAAATGCCATACGAGAACATGTTCTAAATGCCGTATGGGAACATGTTCTAAATGCCATGCAAAAACATGTTCTTTGACAGATTTCATATCTCAACAGCTCGAGCATAGTGCAAAGTCTTTATTTAAGCCATCGGTGCAAACTGACGGTTTGGATTCTTCCTGCTGCGTAGTGGGTGGCAGTGAGACTTCTGCCCAtgacacacgcatacgcacacgcacgcaggcgcacgagcacgcgcacacacacacacacacacagacacacacacacacagagacagacttcTGCCCAtgacacacgcgcacgcgcacacgcacatgcacgcacgagcacacgcgcacacacacgcatgcgcacacacacagagacagacttctgcccatgacatacacacacacgcacacgcacacgcacacgcacacgtacacgcaaacacacacacacacacacacacacacacacacacagagtgagacagacttCTGCCCATGACTTCAACCTTCTCTACTCCTGTCTTTGAAGGACTCTGAGATATCAGCCCACGAACTGAAGAATATTCTCAACAAAGTAGTGACCAAACGTAAGCTCTATTTCTATCTGCTCTCCATagcaacacataacataaccatagcaccacataacataaccatagcaacacataacataaccatagcaacacataacataaccatagcaccacataacataaccatagcaacacataacataaccatagcaacacataacataaccatagcaccacataacataaccatagcaacacataacataaccatagcaacacataacataaccatagcaccacataacataaccatagcaacacataacataaccataGCACCATATAACATAACCATAGCACCACATAACATAACCATAGCACCACATAACATAACCATAACACCACATaacataaccatagcaacacataacataaccatagcaccacataacataaccatagcaaccatataacataaccatagcaacccataacataaccataacaccacaagcccccccccccctccttctctatctctacctggccaccctcaagcagatgggccccccctaaTGTGCTgcagttctgcttaaggtttcttcctgcttaaaagggagttttcccTTTCCCCTGTCACcactgtgcttgctctaagggggttcaggatctgggctctgtaaagcgccttgagacaattgtattgtttaatacgcactatatcaataaaataaaattgaattgaattgaattgaataatccTCACTGAGTGCTTCTCATCAGACAAGGACATTAAGACGGACGGCTTTGGCCTGGAAACATGCCGCAACATGATCAACCTCTTGGACGTATCCTCTTACGCGTTTAAACATAAGACACACTTCTGTCGAGCAAGAGCtatatattttaattatattcatttgtttgttatgTATTTTAATGGAAGAGCAGTGAAACCTAGATTTCCCAATATCTTGAATCTTAATTTCTTTCATTAGTTTGGCACCACGTTCGGTGTTCAGTACAGCCCGTCTGTAACTAACATGAGTGTGTTCAGTATATCGCTGCTTTAACtgatctctttcacacacacacacacttcagtataGCCCGTCTTTAACTAACATGAGTGTGTTCAGTATATTGCTTCCTAAGGATCTTcctaatctctcacacacacacacacaccacaagagcGTGTTCAGTATATCGCTGCTTTAactgatctctctcacacacacacacacaccacatgagcGTGTTCAGTATATCGCTGCTTTAactgatctctctcacacacacacactagaccacaTGAGCGTGATCAGTATATCGCTGCTTTAactgatctctctcacacacacacacacacacttcagtataGCGCTTCTTTAACTGACATGAGCCTGTTCAGTATAGCCCTTCTTtaactgatctctctctcacacacacacacacacacacacacacacacacacacacacacacaccacatgagcGTGTTCAGTCTATCGCTTCTTTAactgatctctctcacacacacacacacacacacacacacacacacacaccacatgagcGTGTTCAGTCTATCGCTTCTTTAACTGATCCCACAGAAAGATGGCAGCGGACGACTCGGCCTGGTGGAGTTTAAAACCCTCTGGTCCAAGATTGAGAAATACCTGGTGTGTTATTCCCCTCCCCATTTCACTCTGTCCTTTAAATCATACCTGCAATTCTGGCTTTACTTGGACTCATTTCTGacagcatcccccccccctcaaaatcACTTTTCTGTCATAGTAACATGCATAGAAATATGGTTATATGTACAAAGTGCACAGCGGTCAGGGTTTGGCTTCTCTCCCCCGGATCTCTATGATGTCATTGCAATCATAATGTGCGCCACAATGACAGTGACAAAGAAGCATGAAAACTCTATATATAGACTATGGACTTATTTTTGATTCAGAgatatcagtatgtgtgtgtgtgtgtgtgtgtgtgtgtgtgtgtgtgtgtgtgtgtgtgtgtgtgtgtgtgtgtgtgtgtgtgtgtgtgtgtgtgtgtgtgtgtgtgtgtgtgtgtgtgtgtgtgtgtgtgtgtgtgtgtgtgtgtgtgtgtgacaggtgatTTACCGCAAGCGAGATGAGGACAAATCTGGCACCATGAGCTCCACTGAGATGAGAGCAGCTGTACAGGAGGCCGGTgagatgcgcgcacacacacacacacacacacacacacacacacacacacacacacacacacacacacacccatacacaaacacacacacacacacacacacacacacactcacacaaacacacacacacacacacacacacacccatacacacactcagacacaaacatacacacacacacacacacacacacacacacacacacaaacccatacacacactcagacacaaacatacacacacaaacacacaatggtctaatgcaaatagattaaacagtgacaGATTAAAgggtggcttgttaatgtcatccctttcctaaccatcttcttaacaacatccatttagtttatgttgttgctgttatgaagtgacgcagcgggGTTAAGGGTTCAGGCAGAGGTTGCGAAGCGTTCACAAAATCATCATTGTGTCCGAAAATGTGCGGATCggtcacacacacgaacacaaaatGTATCCTCTCTGGAGCCTGGATCCAAAAAGTTCCGGATCTGGGGACCCAACGTGGGACGAAAGGCAGATCCGACAAAAAATGTGCCCGTTTTCGGGCAATCCCATTTCCGTGTGGACGAGccctcagacatacacacacacaccagcaaacacacaaacacacacacacacacacacacacacacacacacacacacacacacacacacacacacacacacacacacacaagcacaggcatgtagaagaacacacacacacacacacacacacacacacacacacacacaatatgtgtgagtctaatgatgtgtgtgtatccatcagGGTTCTCCCTGAATAACCCTCTGCACCAGGTCCTTGTGACGCGGTACAGTGACCCAGACCTCTCCATCGACTTTGACCAGTTTGTGAGCTGCCTGGTGCGCCTGGAATCCATGTTCAGTAAGTCTGtgcctctgtgcctgtgtgtgtgagtgtttgtctgtgtgtgtgtgagtgtgtgcctgtgtgtgtgtgtgtgtgtgtgtgtgtgtgtgaatgtatgtgtgtgtgtgagtgtgtgtgtgtgtgtgtgtgtgagtgtgtgcctgtgtgcctgtgtgcgtgtgtgtatgtgtgtgtgagtgtgagtgagtgtgagagtgtgtgtgagagtgtgtgtgtgttagtgtgtgtgtgagtgagtgagtgtttgtgtgtgtgagagagtatatgggtgtgtgagcATTCCAAATTGTCTACACAAGCTGAAGTCATGCATTATAACTCCATATGTATCTACAGTACTAAATGACTTGTTTCTGATATATAATCCCAGTTTTCTCTTCCATTATGAAGatatttttaaatatctggACAAGGATGATTCAGGAAAGGTGGAGTTCACTCTATTTCAGGTGGGTTCACTCGGAACCAAACTAAATTGATTACTTTTCAGAATTTCCATTTGCAAAACACCCAACTGTCGGTAAAGCTGTTGTCATAACCAAATAATCATAATCATTTGTATTTCGTCTCCCCCTAGTGGCTGCTTGTGGCACTACTGTGAATGCTAAACTG
This region includes:
- the LOC105896912 gene encoding calpain-2 catalytic subunit-like, which produces MSGIAAKLQHDRTKAEGFGSNSRAVKYLGQDYETLKRLCLEKETLFKDDLFDATVSSLGFDELGPDSYKVDGIEWKRPAELTASPQFIIEGATRTDICQGALGDCWLLAAIASLTLNKEILSRVVPHGQGFDHSYAGIFHFQIWQFGEWVDVVVDDRLPVRDGKLLFVHSAEGSEFWSALLEKAYAKLNGCYEALSGGSTTEGFEDFTGGIAERYKLSTPHPDLFKIIQKALSTGSLLGCSIDTTGDEAPETVTSQQLVKGHAYSMTGAEEVEHCGEIIRLIHVRNPWGQIEWTGPWSDRGSQWQQISDEDRGRLRHKSEDGEFWMAFSDFLQHFSVVEVCSLTPDALTGGRYRKWVLSTFDGNWRRGSTAGGCRNFPNTFWMNPQFVLHLEDDGEEGCCFLVGVLQKNRRTQRKMGEGMHTVGFAIYEVPKEFVGQRNVHLDRRFFLRNAQKARSETFIDLREVVTRFSLPPGEYLLVPSTYQPDKHGDFFVRVFSEKQTDFQELDDPIEFRVEEEEISEDEVDGKFKQHFRQLAGEDSEISAHELKNILNKVVTKHKDIKTDGFGLETCRNMINLLDKDGSGRLGLVEFKTLWSKIEKYLVIYRKRDEDKSGTMSSTEMRAAVQEAGFSLNNPLHQVLVTRYSDPDLSIDFDQFVSCLVRLESMFNIFKYLDKDDSGKVEFTLFQWLLVALL